In Osmia lignaria lignaria isolate PbOS001 chromosome 13, iyOsmLign1, whole genome shotgun sequence, the DNA window ATATTTATGTTTCTAATTTGACACAGAAAAACATGTGACGTGAATTCGAGATTATTTTAAAACGGTCACTGTTCAAACAACTTCAACGGTACACATATGTAGTATTCAtaagaatatattgaaaatattgattttacatttaaataaatctgtaAGCTAATTTCTTtggagtaaaataaaaattgctaaAGGTATTCTATTCTTCTGTTTTCAAGTGATTctcgtattaattaaaaataaataaattaaagctCCATGTCAAACAGGAATTTACTGTTCGATCATCGGACCATGTATTGCCATGCGGTATTAAAATCAGAAATCAGCACATGAAAGGCTGAAAATGGCGAGGTAATTACTTGATTGTTTGGGTGTGTCAATCGAAATCGATACACACTGTAAAAAGGGCGAATTAAAACGAAACAACGAACAAAATGGTTTCGCGCAACTAGCAAATATTTGACGACCccggaataaattaatttaacaaaacTAATTTTATATTACGCTCTTGATGGACATGTTTTTCGACAGCCAAGCATTCGTTAAACATTGACATGGAAATGTTTTTTGTTTGATACTGCAATGCACAACTGCTATGGAACAAGAACGATTTACATCCATTTCACCTCATTTTCGAGAAATTAACGTTTAATGAGAATTCGTATGGTACGTATACAGGGAAATACAATAGTAGATAGATTCGTACAACGAGGCGGTGAAAATTCAAAGGAGTGTATCTAATACTTTGAACGAAACGATAGAACGAAAATAGAACAACacgaaaatgataaaaaggaaCAAGGGGGTTGATTGCaaattgtttcaaattttaatgaagAGAAAGTCGAAACAATCTTTCCTCATCGTCGCTTCGACCTATTTTAAACTGCGATGTTTGAACGGCATTATCGATGCACGTCATTCGAAATCGCCGTCTTGTTGGCGACGCCATGGCGCCTCTCAACCCTTTGAATCTTTACTTATTTGTGTCACTTCCTCTCTTTTGCAGAATGACCTATTTCTAAAAGTCGTACTAtattttcaaggaaaaataCACGATACATAATACGTTCCTTACAGTAACACGTAAAAATATCTGAAGAATATCGAAATAACAAGTAACCAATTTGTCCTATTTTGTGGAATTTCATATAAATGACTCGCTCTATCATCccattttcatcatttattttcTCTCCCTGACTCATCATCACGGTTTGTCTTTTTGACAGATAATCATTCTTTTCTCCTATCAGATCTTCGACAAGTCTTTCACAGTGAAAAAGGACGAcgtataagaaaaaaaaattaaaggaatAAAGTTTCTTGTACGACGAGATGTAACCCAGTTTTCTCGACATTTCATCCTGCTGAATACTTGAAGATGTACTTTGCCTAAGTGAAATGTAAACAGCCGGTAATGGATTCGGGGCAAACCTTTGGATAATTGCATTTGATTTTCTGTACATACAGTTTTACACGTCTTCGATTACCTCTGGGGCCGTATGAAAATATCATTTCTGGAGGAGAGTTATATCGCTGATTTCACCGTGTAAATATCTAGGAATTTAATTACGAAGGATATTGCACAATTGCTTGGCAAATGGAACGCGATAAGAAATGAAGAATCGGTTTCGAAGGATGTTCTTAACCCCGACAAAAAGATTGGATACGTGAAACCGATCGAAACCGCCGAATTTTATTTCCACAAGTCAAAATCAATTACAcggtaaataaatataaattgcaaATACGCGGGTTCGGTAATTTCCCTGGATATAGAATTTCACGTGCCATTATGGTTGACGTCAGCCAAGTTATTTGTTAGTTTCACGGTCGGTGTGAGAGCTATTGTGTACTATGTAAAGAAACATTTTGAAATGCATCAAATTTCAACAATGGTCGATTGTTAATTAAACGGGAAACCTCGTAACAGAACTTTTATTATTACCGTTTCAATTGTCTAAAAGAAAGGTgcctataataaaaatgaaaagaaatattatatttggAAATTATTGCAGTAATAAAGGAAAAAAGTATACATTTTTGATTCTCAGAATATTTTTTTCCTATCCTGACTCAGCCTCCTGACACAAGAGTCTGATTACAACGAACTGATTACATTGCAGACGCAACATCTTATTCACGCTATCATCTAGACCATATGTATCATTCGGAAACCTTGGTTTTTTTCGTGACGCGGGCACGGTGAACGCGTAATCATTAAATATGCACGAATCGCGATGCAGACATTATCAGGTGACCGCTGACGCAAAACCGCGATATCAAAGACGTATTTATGTACACACATCTGATTCGATGTTTCGTCACGATAATTTCATTGATTGGATTTGAATGGTGTGATCGGTTCGACCCGTGCCGTTGGGCAACCATATTACTACCATTAGCGGTAAACTATCATTTATCAATGAATATGTCGTTTAATAGTCATTAATCTCTGAATAATTGTAATGGAACTGTCAGgaattaatattattgtaataacaaCACGAAAGTACCAATATTTACCACCTTTCTGGTATGGATAAATCTATCCAAATGGATTTGAAGATTTTTAAATCACTAACGAAACGTTTTGTGTTAATAAAGAACGAATTAAcaagaatatttcaaattccCTGTATGTTGAAAATTGTATCGAAACTGAAAGCAGTGACTCTGGTGAAATGAAATGAGATATTGAAACAATTGCAAAGAATTCTGATTAGAAGCGTGTTAAACTGAATGTGAATTTACTGCATACAAAGGAAGCCTATCGTATCATTTGAATGAGGAAAGTTAATGTGAGGTTTTTTAGGCCTTAACCTCTGTCCCTACGAAGTCTAATATTATTCAAATccttgtttattaattttcatttctaagAAAAGTCTATCTATATTGCGTCTATAACTACGTATTTTAGATAAGGATTGCTATGTGCACTCTCTTTACGATAAAACTCACTTGTTATTAATTTACTCTACTTTTTACACAATTATTATGTTAATGCTGAATTATCACGCCACTTGTGTTTATTAACATCCTACTTACGCACACACAGTTTACCATAATCACCGTGTTTTTACATACCGTTTAGACTGCATAACACTCGAACGTAAGTTCATTGTCAGAACGAAAAGTTCTGTGGAAGATTATCGTATAGAAGGGGTAGCTTATATCCAAGGTTTTTCATAGACAAGCCAGTGTGCTCGTCACGCAAAGAAAGCCAACCCAGTCATAAAGTTTCAGTTAATTCCAACTTGTGAACTTTTTTAAAGAGCTACACGGTTACATCTCCTTGAGATATTGTCTTGAAAGTTTTTTGATATCCAGCCCCAGCTTCATTAAATCATTTCGAGTGTCACAAACAGGGGAAACTTTTTCGTGGGACGTGAACCAAGTTTCGCGTTATAAAATCTTTTCTCTTTAAATAGTTACGTATCGTATGTATATAAACAATGAATAGATCTCCATTTCGAATTCTTCCATTCGTTGTAAAATATTCTTGTAAACAGAAAATATGTAATTGTAGATTAAGTTTCTCAATTGGCGCAAAACCGACCACGCTGGAGGACAGAAGACGTTTGGGTTGAAAACGCGGTTTGGCCTAACTCCCGGGGAATCTCGACTGGAAACTATCTTTGAACCAGCGGCAAGACAGTTTGCCTGGAACTGGATTTCTCTCTCTCCAGGGACGTTATCTATTTCGTTCCTTCGTTTCCTCTACGTCGCCCAGTTTGTTTGCTTCTCTCCTATCCATCATAATTGTAAACTGAAATTCGTGACTCGCATGGCTTTCGCAACTTCGTTTCGGACTTGCAAATTATCGCTTAGTGTCATTGTTATACATCTTGACAATTTGGTTCGCGTAGAAAAGGAGAACGGACGCTGCGCCGTAAATAAACGTTTCACAAACTTCATCTTTCATAACGAAAGTTTTCGTTAGTATTTTTAGGTAGCTTCTTTTTCGACATTTTTCTCCGTCACGGTATAAAAAGGATAttactaaattatttttccGCAATTCTGCGTTTACTCTCCTAGCTTTCCACTTTCAACGTTGAAGCCCGGGAAAACACAAAACGTTTCGTCGGTTTTCTTGGCAACGAGTCCGCTAACTTGGCGAAAATTGAATAGATAGCAGAGACGAATGGAAAATGGTGCCAAGTGTTCCAGCAGgatggaaaaagaggaaaataatCGCGATGAAATGTCGACAGTGAAATCAGTGTGCTTACAGATTTTTACTTCCTTAATGCTATCGTTAGAATTTTGTACTACCatcttattttctatttcgtaaACTCTGCTTTCAAATGGAAATATAACCAGAGAGTTGAATTGCAAATGCGTTCACGCTTTtatatgtattctaaatgtagACCTTGGCCTTAACAAACGGTATACGTAAATACTTCTTCAAGTTGATAGgcgtaattaaattattcttccGGGTTTATTCTCAAATTTGATTGAATAACAACCCGTGGGAGTGTATTTTGGCAATTTATCAATAAACATAAAACGCAGGTGAATATCCCAGTAAATATGTCAGATTCTAATTGCGTACAATTTCTACATTACAAGACATCAATATTTCTTtcccttttcaatttttctttttgtctaATTTTTTAAgacttttttgaaaatttggcaAACTAAAATACCAGgtgtctaatttttattttacgagaTTTGCAAGTGATTAATCGCGAGTCAGTTTCCCAGATACGTTGCCAGCGCAGTAGTACAAGTCAACGATTAGTGAGCCGCAtgcttttcttatttcttaattaaagttTACTTTATTATTTGCTTACCTTAATTTTGAAGATTGGAAAAAGGAGAGATGAGGATCAGTCTGCATGCACAGAACGTAGGTGGTATGATAGTCGTGAAGTTTTTATCAGTCCCTCTTTTACCATACCTCGCAATCACAACTGAAAAGACACAGTTTTTATTccctttaaatctatttttttagaaatttaaaatcagcacaagactaagaaattattaaaataactgtTTGATAAACTTGTATTCTAGAAAAACTgccataaattaaattttttaaaattcgatctaAGTGCCATCTATACTCAAGCTACTCAACAATTTAtcgatcaatttttttaaacgagGGAATACTAGCGCTACCTGTCGGAAAGCAGCGGAAGTTCCTCGCCAACTTACTGACGAAAGGGTAACAGTCAAAAAGCTTCTTTTTGACGAACAATTAATGAACTTTTATCCCGCAACAACTTTTACATACAGGTTTTGTAAGGACATAAGGTTTTATCAACGGGTCGAATTTACAGGAACGATCACTCTAAAAATTgctagtaattaattaattacaaagctAAGATGatattctttattatataaTCGTTGAAATACGGAAATCGATCACCGGAAAGTAGAAAACTATGAAAGTTCCCCAGCTCAGTTAAACGGGGATCGAGCAATGGatcttaaatttattataattaattaattactggttGGATCCTCACAAAACCTATTTTAGAAAGTTGCCGCCGGCCATTAACATTTATGTACTCAAATCGACACAGAACAGATCACAAAATGTGAATGCACTTATTGTTCTATCAAAACATGAAAATGTATATGTACGCTACCGAATATTGTAGGTTTCCGCAGCTTTAACGTTGGTGTAataacgataaaaataaaagaatttaataaatataacatgaaaactACAAAGTTGTGATAGGTACCTTATTTTTCCTGGCTTGCATTAGTATCTGAAACGCATATATTTTAACATACAACactaattacaaatatttatgtGTACGTATGTTTAAATACAtcgtaaatttaatttatgagcAACCAGGATATGGATCAACTCtgttttttcttaaaataaattgaatttttctttccatGTCTTCGTGATAAATAGCTTTACATTTTTCGTAATTTATTCTCCTCCTTGTGGCTGTAGGTTTTTCATAATATCTAGTACGTCTAAATTGGGTAAAAATTCCTTCTCTCGATAGTATGGAATTCAATAAACGAGCTGCTTTTTCAATATTGTTGTCTTGGACCATAACTGTACgagccaaaaattgagcatgttTTGGCATACCCATCTGAAACAGTGTCCAGTATTAGTTTTGCATTATAGTTATTTCAATGTTGAAATTAATCATAACCAAATAGTAAGATGTTTAGAGGTTAGATACTTTTCAAAAGCGTAAcacaaataatttaacaatttcataAGTTCCTAATCGAAATAAATAAAGATGTTAAATAAAGAATGAATTATAATACCTTGTACTTTAATTAATGTGCGTACAATTCTCTTAATAAACTTTAAATAATCACAGACGCACAGACGTCCAACTACAAACAAACGCTGCAGAACACTGTTTCGATAGATAAATCGATTACTTCAAAGCGCGGGCTATTTGTATGATCCATCTTTTAGACAAGAACCGAAatagtaatttattaatttgtacttaccactaatttttaatttcttttgggATAATCGCAATAAAATTGCATGTGGCCCAAGAAAAGCATGTTCAATAAAGTAATAACGATGTAGTACGTTATCAAGCACGACAGGATCTGAATTGCAATTATTAAGATATGAAACCAAAATTAGTAAAGTCAAACTTAAAAGTTAAAATTGCCacgaaatatcattaaaattttaattaaattatacaacTCCTAGCCATCGTgttatacttttctttttttcttttaattttactaagaaaatgaaaatgtcaaGTAGATAATTCGATGACCAGGTTCTGTAATTAtgcttgaatatttttaatgattacTTCTCGATCTTTCAAGTTATACCGAAATCCCCAGCGACATATGCAAAGCCAAACTGATAAGGATATCAAAAGCAAAACCACTGAAAATGGAGTAGCATATATGTGTATGCGGAACATTTGACTTTAGCAAATTTACTAATCACTTTTACATGTTCTTTACATCCACCTTTTTGAATTAAGTTCCACGTTCTACAATGATCAATATCATTTATTCTTCTCTCGAAcattttcaaattgtaatttaacGTTTAAATATCGATTTACCAGTATAAAAGAAAATTGGAATTTGCTGCTCTTAATTGTATAAGCAcatatttcattaataactcttttcatttattatttgttgaattttatttcgACACGGTTTCATAAATCAACTGAAATTTTGTACATTTCTAACCAAAAATTTAGAACCGAGGATTATTAACGTTTGTACGTCTTTCCTGACATTTGTAAATGTCAATCAGTTCGATGAACAAAGAGAATCTCGATAGAAATATCATTTACCAAAATGTAACTACATTCAGAATATTTCGTatgatttttttcttgaaaaaaaatatgtaacaaTGTATTCAGTAAATCATCCTTCTAAACAAGTCAGTGACAATAAACTCTTTTAACTGATAATGTAGTTGCCATTTAAGTCCCGTATTCTAAACGACTGTTTGGTCGATATCTTTATATTCGACGAGGAGGTTAAATAATATCACAGGTTTTGTCTGAAGAAAATAAAGTTCAAGTTCAAAGAAAACTATGCCGCCTAAAAAACGAAAGAAGGAAGTTAAGCAGATATCTATAGAGCAATTACCAACGTAAGTTTCAAATAACGAGACATTCTTGAAGCTAAGATAGATGTTTAAAGAAATTCACTttgaatttcaaagaatttctcAAATCCTTCGTTAAGCTGTTTGATAATCTCCAACTCGATTCCAATGTAAAAAGGATAGAACCAGATATTCCTGAGGTGTTGGAACCAGAAGAGCCACCGAAGCCTCTGATATCAGTGGTAACAGGGGAACCATACGGTCCCCGAGTTTGTTGCATCagcgaaaagaaagaagaagaaagttctGACGACGAGCCTGAATCTGAAAGCGACGATGAACTTAAACACGATGATGTACCGCAAGTGCCTTCAGAATTTTGGCACATACAGAAGCTTATTAGGTACATGAAGGCCGGAAATCAAACAGCGACCATGGTGGCTCTTTGCCTTCTGAAGGATTACGACCTTCAGAGCAaggtaattttattcttttcatattttttttctctatagCTTAATCAGAATCATTGATAATGAAAAGTACATCGATTTTCTAAGTAACAGATTATACAAAAAGCGATTCAAGGAATGGGAGGCCTAGAAATCTTAGTGAACCTGCTCGAAACGAAAGATTTAAAATGTCAGAATGGTTCTCTGACAGTTTTACTTCGGATTGCATCTTCCACGGATATGCGACGATACCTGATTGATCTTGGAATCGTAACACCGTTGATTGAAATGTTGAGGCATCCAGCTAGAAATATTCAGGTTAATTAGCATCTGtttctttaaagaaaaaattaaattcattcattTGACCGTCCTTTTATTGGTACGAAGGTTTTGGCTACCGAGACCATGGCTATCATCGCTAAAATCAGAAAAGCGAGAAAGCAAATACGTATACGAGGTGGTATACCTCTCATCGTGAGTATTTTTCTAAAAACTAAAGATCAAAAGAAGAGTCCAAGTCTAGTTTAATCTATTCCATCTATAAAAATTCGAACAGCTGGATGTAATGGACGTTCCAGACAATATTCTAAAACGTCCTTTCGACGACTTAAACGAAACCAATCAGGAGTTAGTCGCAGTTGCAATTGGTTGTGCCAAGGTTTTGGATTCTGTGAGCAGTAGCCCGAAAGTGAAGGAGGAGCTTTACAAATACGGAGTGGTGAAGCTTATGGAACGTTTCTTGAAATCTACGTGCACATCTCTGATAATACCCATGATGGGTACTGTTCAACAGTGTGCAATCTTGGTATGTAAAatacttaaatatattaaacTTACCCAACTGATTATCTCTTTCTCGAGCTCGGTACCGAAACTATAACTTAATAGTTTATTAcctaatcaattattttataataattataaatctgCAATTTATTTGCACGTTTACAGAACGTATTTCAGAAAGCCTTCGAACAGACGGACATCATGCCCAGTGTGGTAAGGCATTTGAAGAAGACGGACGATGTTAAATTAAAGGAAAATTGCGCATTGGCTATATTCAATTGCGGTACGAACAAAGTAGCAAGGGACATAGTTCGAGAAGCATCTGGTCTAGATATGCTGTGCAAGCTTATACAGGACAAAAGTGTTTGCGCTAACAAGCATCTGCTAGCTGCCGTCACGGGTGGAATTTGGAAATGCGCTATAAGCGcagaaaatataataagatTCAATCAGAATGGTCTGGTGGCATTATTGGTGCCATTTTTAGAAGAGCACGAAGACGAGGACGTACTGGCTCATGTAGTAGGAGCCCTAGCTGAATGTTGCAAAGATCCAGCTAACAGAAATATTTTAAGAGTCAATGAAGGTTTACCAAAGTTGGTAATTATGCAATTTATCGCTATTCCATTTCCAGAGAATTTTCATTACAATTGCAATCtttatataattacaatttactCAGATAAAATTATTAAGTTCAACGTACGAACCTCTATTGGAGAACATACCACTGGTGATCAAAGAGTGCGCTCAAAACGAGGAATGTATGGACATTATTAACGACCCTGAACACATCCTGGACGGTGTACGTTTAGTCTGGTCCTTACTGAAACATCCCAGTGATGTGATTAAAAGAAATGCTTGCCTCGCTTTGGTACCTTGTATCAAATACGCAAAAGATTCCCCGGAAATGGTACGGGCATTCGTGGGTGGATTGGAATTAACTGTTAGCCTTCTTCAGAGCACAGACACCGCAGTGCTGAGCGCGGTATGTGCCACCATTGCTGAGATCGCCACAGATCCAGAAAATCTTGGTATTCTCAGTGATCACGGTGTTGTGGAGGAATTGTCGAAATTAGTAGGAACGGTAATTGTTGCTAAAATTCGAAATAATTCTACCAATCACTCGTGTATCTGATGAAATGTTTTATATTTCCATAGGAAGATGAAAATCTGCGTGCTAATTTGACTTTAGCAATAGCTCACTGTAGCGAATGGGGTGAAAACAGTTATAAATTTGGCGATCTGAATGCAGTCGCACCACTTATTACTTACATGACcagtaaaaataaaaacgttCTTAGGGGAGTTTGTATAGCTGCCTATCATTTAAGCAAAAATCCTACAAACTGCATCACCATGCACTCCTCTGGGATCATAAAGGTATAATAATCCGAATTCTATTCAACAGTTGTTTAATATCTCTTAATATCGAGAgtgtattaaaaattgttgcaGCATGTACTGCGGTTGGTAGGATCAGATGATCCGGAAGTGCAAATTGCTGCTGCATCTACAATTCGAAACATTCGTAAACTTGCATTAACAGCAGAAAAATTACACTTTAAAGAGATGTACGTATCTCGTTTTATGTGTATCTATTTTATACTAAAGTATAATGTTCCTATCTATTGTTATATAATCTGTAGAAACACACTGGAGGAGACAGATTTCCTTCTATAACAATAACTCTCGACATATTCAACAGAAAAATAAGATTAAACTGAAGAGCATATAATTGAAGCAATTCATTAGGATTACATCGATACGTATgattattcttatttattaacatATTTACATCTGTGTATAAAATAACAGAACAAATAAAATGTTactaataaaaatcttaaaatctCTTCGGACAAAACGAAGTAGAATTATTCCACGCCAAATCAATTACCTTTTTCCCCTCGATATCTAGCATTCTGTTCAAAATGGGACATAATATTggaagatattgaaatttttagggaagtttattttaaacaaacttCAATTCCAACACGAACAATTATACAGTAGCAAGACATCAACACAAACATTATCATTTTGTGCAAGTTGCATAGAAGAAAATGCAATACTAACTGTACAACGTTAAATATcccaaataattaaataattattttttaaatttaatcaatgtatatttacaaatataatatacaataaactTACCGACATTGAAATAGTATATATGACTGAAATCAACATAGTAATAAATATCATATCAGAAACATAAAAAAATGAACACGCGCGATCAAATATTTCacataaatattgaaattaacaaAGTGGGtctatgtaaaaatatttttttacatagtTTCAAGATAACAAAGATAAATAACTTACGTTAATTATAGGTGTCACACGACAATCGTAGTTAATCGTTCAACACAGTAGAGTTAATCCACAGCAGCAGCTACACAAATAAGCTTTAATAGACAAATAATTCGGGAAAATGTATTTCGTAAGCCGGCGCTTGATTTGGCTTGGTATCTGTCGGTGGTCCTCCTTGAGTTGCATTTCGTGGATCGACAGACAATGTATTGAATATTTCTGACAGTTTACTTTGTAAAACGTCATGCTagaaaatcatttattattagCTACATCTATGTGATAAACGATATATATTATCGTACCTTTGGTTGTGTCTTTGATACCAAGTCTTGGAATGGTGCGTTTCTAAAGAGGTGCGATAATTGTATCCGTTTTTCTTCCGCTATTATGTGATTGTTATTATTTTCCGTCAGAATTCTCTTCATACTTTCGAAAGTCAATTCTTCGCCTTGTAATTTCtgtgaaagaaaaatacaaaaatggtTAATAAACGATTGAAAAATTCGAAATGCAACATACCTTCTGAACGCCAGGAGATGATCCGCCGCTGTCCAATTCCGTGGCACCGGAATTAATATCAGCTAACGAGTTTCGTCCAGCACTATCAACCCATGAATGTCTGACACATTTTACATGATTAAAATTAAGCGGTATTATAaaggaaataatatttgaagaatttttcataatattacCGATGTTGTAGCGAAACCGTACTATAACCAGATCCATGTTGCAATTTTCCACTGTCGAGACCAGCTCCTTTCAAGCATTCGCTTAAAACAGTTTGATCAACTAATAAAGCCGGGGTTAATCTAGTAGATAAACCAGTATCATACTGAGAGTGCAAATCAGGTAAAAGATGCGGTGCTTCCTTTCGTCGTATTTctacaatcttgaaatataaAGATTAAACAGCTTAGAGTGTACTGTTATAAATGATTAACAAATCAGTTGAATTGTATCTCACTTTGTTTGCATAATCCATGAGCGAAGTAATATTACAAACGTATGATATTAGTACCAGCAAACTGATTACAATGCCGTGCAAGTTAAATTTCAGCGAAATACTGATTTGGCCACTCGTTAAAGCTAAATCTTGAAGACTGAGTACTAATCTTAGCAGCTCTAATACTGTTTCCTCCGAAGCCAATTCCACGGCGAGCAATGCCAACGTTGTATATATGGACTCCACGTTTTCAACTTTGTTGCTTGCCATTTCTAGTGATTCAT includes these proteins:
- the gudu gene encoding armadillo repeat-containing protein gudu isoform X2, whose amino-acid sequence is MPPKKRKKEVKQISIEQLPTIEPDIPEVLEPEEPPKPLISVVTGEPYGPRVCCISEKKEEESSDDEPESESDDELKHDDVPQVPSEFWHIQKLIRYMKAGNQTATMVALCLLKDYDLQSKIIQKAIQGMGGLEILVNLLETKDLKCQNGSLTVLLRIASSTDMRRYLIDLGIVTPLIEMLRHPARNIQVLATETMAIIAKIRKARKQIRIRGGIPLILDVMDVPDNILKRPFDDLNETNQELVAVAIGCAKVLDSVSSSPKVKEELYKYGVVKLMERFLKSTCTSLIIPMMGTVQQCAILNVFQKAFEQTDIMPSVVRHLKKTDDVKLKENCALAIFNCGTNKVARDIVREASGLDMLCKLIQDKSVCANKHLLAAVTGGIWKCAISAENIIRFNQNGLVALLVPFLEEHEDEDVLAHVVGALAECCKDPANRNILRVNEGLPKLIKLLSSTYEPLLENIPLVIKECAQNEECMDIINDPEHILDGVRLVWSLLKHPSDVIKRNACLALVPCIKYAKDSPEMVRAFVGGLELTVSLLQSTDTAVLSAVCATIAEIATDPENLGILSDHGVVEELSKLVGTEDENLRANLTLAIAHCSEWGENSYKFGDLNAVAPLITYMTSKNKNVLRGVCIAAYHLSKNPTNCITMHSSGIIKHVLRLVGSDDPEVQIAAASTIRNIRKLALTAEKLHFKEINTLEETDFLL
- the gudu gene encoding armadillo repeat-containing protein gudu isoform X1, whose product is MPPKKRKKEVKQISIEQLPTIEPDIPEVLEPEEPPKPLISVVTGEPYGPRVCCISEKKEEESSDDEPESESDDELKHDDVPQVPSEFWHIQKLIRYMKAGNQTATMVALCLLKDYDLQSKIIQKAIQGMGGLEILVNLLETKDLKCQNGSLTVLLRIASSTDMRRYLIDLGIVTPLIEMLRHPARNIQVLATETMAIIAKIRKARKQIRIRGGIPLILDVMDVPDNILKRPFDDLNETNQELVAVAIGCAKVLDSVSSSPKVKEELYKYGVVKLMERFLKSTCTSLIIPMMGTVQQCAILNVFQKAFEQTDIMPSVVRHLKKTDDVKLKENCALAIFNCGTNKVARDIVREASGLDMLCKLIQDKSVCANKHLLAAVTGGIWKCAISAENIIRFNQNGLVALLVPFLEEHEDEDVLAHVVGALAECCKDPANRNILRVNEGLPKLIKLLSSTYEPLLENIPLVIKECAQNEECMDIINDPEHILDGVRLVWSLLKHPSDVIKRNACLALVPCIKYAKDSPEMVRAFVGGLELTVSLLQSTDTAVLSAVCATIAEIATDPENLGILSDHGVVEELSKLVGTEDENLRANLTLAIAHCSEWGENSYKFGDLNAVAPLITYMTSKNKNVLRGVCIAAYHLSKNPTNCITMHSSGIIKHVLRLVGSDDPEVQIAAASTIRNIRKLALTAEKLHFKEMYVSRFMCIYFILKYNVPIYCYIICRNTLEETDFLL
- the mRpS21 gene encoding mitochondrial ribosomal protein S21, whose product is MGMPKHAQFLARTVMVQDNNIEKAARLLNSILSREGIFTQFRRTRYYEKPTATRRRINYEKCKAIYHEDMERKIQFILRKNRVDPYPGCS